The proteins below come from a single Strix uralensis isolate ZFMK-TIS-50842 chromosome 8, bStrUra1, whole genome shotgun sequence genomic window:
- the LOC141946668 gene encoding flavin-containing monooxygenase 5-like isoform X2, whose product MAKRVAIIGGGSSGLCAIKACLQEGLEPICFEATRDIGGLWRFEEHPEEDRASIYRSVIINTSKEMMCFSDFPIPEDFPNYMHNSKIMEYFRMYAQHFDLLRHIRFGTSVCCVSKRPDFAATGQWEVVTENEGKQEAAVFDAVLVCSGHHTKAHLPLSSFPGIEKFKGRYLHSRDYKDARDFTDKRVVIIGIGNSGSDLAVEISQTAKQVFLSTRRGAWIFNRVGDQGYPIDIVLTTRMKTFLQQLMTSSMVSDFAEKQLNARFNHSHYGLKPKHRILDQHPTVNDDLPNRIISGRVLVKPNIQEFTETSAIFEDGTREDIDAVVFATGYSFSFPFLEKYVKVVENQIPLYKFMFPPDLEKPTLAFIGLIQPLGAIMPISELQCRWATRVFKGLNKLPPQHDMEADIKQKKEAMAKRYVKSQRHTIQVDYIPYMDELACQVGVKPNLLTLFLTDPKLALEVTFGPCTPYQYRLRGPGKWEGAREAILTQQQRIIKPLQTRHVEKQALAPAVPLIFKLVGAVAVLAVIFAYL is encoded by the exons ATGGCGAAGAGGGTGGCCATCATCGGAGGGGGCAGCAGCGGGCTGTGCGCCATCAAAGCCTGCCTGCAAGAGGGGCTGGAGCCCATCTGCTTCGAGGCGACCAGGGACATCGGAGGGCTCTGGAGGTTTGAG GAGCACCCTGAGGAAGACCGCGCCAGCATCTACCGCTCCGTCATCATCAACACCTCCAAGGAGATGATGTGCTTCAGCGACTTCCCCATCCCCGAGGACTTCCCCAACTACATGCACAACTCCAAGATCATGGAGTACTTCCGCATGTACGCCCAGCACTTCGACCTGCTCCGCCACATCCGCTTCGGG ACCAGCGTGTGCTGCGTGTCCAAGCGCCCCGACTTCGCTGCCACGGGCCAGTGGGAGGTGGTGACAGAGAACGAGGGGAAGCAGGAGGCGGCCGTCTTCGATGCCGTGCTAGTGTGCAGCGGGCACCACACCAAGGCACACCTCCCGCTGAGCAGCTTCCCAG GAATTGAGAAGTTCAAGGGTCGCTATCTCCACAGCCGAGACTACAAGGATGCTCGGGATTTCACGGACAAGAGGGTTGTGATCATCGGGATTGGGAATTCAGGGTCGGACCTGGCCGTGGAGATCAGCCAAACAGCCAAGCAG GTCTTCCTTAGCACCCGCCGGGGTGCGTGGATCTTCAACCGTGTTGGAGATCAGGGCTACCCCATCGACATCGTCCTCACCACCCGCATGAAGAcattcctgcagcagctgatgaCCTCTTCCATGGTGAGCGACTTTGCGGAGAAGCAGCTGAATGCCAGGTTCAACCACTCACACTACGGCCTGAAGCCAAAGCACAG GATCCTTGACCAGCACCCAACTGTCAATGACGACCTGCCCAACCGCATCATTTCAGGCAGGGTGTTGGTGAAGCCAAACATCCAGGAGTTCACGGAGACATCTGCCATCTTTGAGGATGGCACCAGGGAAGACATCGATGCCGTGGTCTTTGCCACAGGATAcagcttctccttccccttcctcgaAAAATATGTGAAGGTGGTGGAGAACCAGATCCCCCTCTACAAATTCATGTTCCCCCCTGACCTGGAGAAGCCTACGCTGGCTTTCATTGGCCTCATCCAGCCCCTGGGTGCCATCATGCCCATCTCTGAGCTCCAGTGTCGCTGGGCCACCCGTGTCTTCAAGG GGCTGAACAAGCTGCCCCCACAGCACGACATGGAGGCTGACatcaagcagaagaaagaagcGATGGCAAAGCG GTACGTGAAGAGCCAGCGGCACACCATCCAGGTGGATTACATCCCCTACATGGACGAGCTTGCCTGCCAGGTGGGGGTCAAGCCCAACCTGCTCACCCTCTTCCTCACCGACCCCAAGCTGGCGCTGGAGGTGACCTTTGGACCCTGCACACCGTACCAGTACCGCCTGCGGGGTCCGGGCAAGTGGGAGGGTGCCAGGGAGGCCATCCTCACCCAGCAGCAGCGTATCATCAAGCCCCTACAGACGCGGCATGTGGAGAAGCAAGCACTGGCCCCTGCTGTGCCCCTCATCTTCAAGCTGGTTGGGGCCGTGGCTGTCCTCGCCGTCATTTTTGCTTACTTGTAG
- the LOC141946668 gene encoding flavin-containing monooxygenase 5-like isoform X1, translating into MGAHGFPADINKLVLTKMPWFDPGVLPRSPVPHGAVQPGHESKHSGAKSRAVQPLAAAKREGQIRRQPAQRFHSTAVGLRAGRSLLYLWPLGSHCRACKRARSQLRAEEGGEHCQFCLLAVPVLIPLPEPGHRPASRVGELQQRPSRGSLPATGLPWAAAGPPGLPLPRLQEHPEEDRASIYRSVIINTSKEMMCFSDFPIPEDFPNYMHNSKIMEYFRMYAQHFDLLRHIRFGTSVCCVSKRPDFAATGQWEVVTENEGKQEAAVFDAVLVCSGHHTKAHLPLSSFPGIEKFKGRYLHSRDYKDARDFTDKRVVIIGIGNSGSDLAVEISQTAKQVFLSTRRGAWIFNRVGDQGYPIDIVLTTRMKTFLQQLMTSSMVSDFAEKQLNARFNHSHYGLKPKHRILDQHPTVNDDLPNRIISGRVLVKPNIQEFTETSAIFEDGTREDIDAVVFATGYSFSFPFLEKYVKVVENQIPLYKFMFPPDLEKPTLAFIGLIQPLGAIMPISELQCRWATRVFKGLNKLPPQHDMEADIKQKKEAMAKRYVKSQRHTIQVDYIPYMDELACQVGVKPNLLTLFLTDPKLALEVTFGPCTPYQYRLRGPGKWEGAREAILTQQQRIIKPLQTRHVEKQALAPAVPLIFKLVGAVAVLAVIFAYL; encoded by the exons ATGGGGGCCCATGGCTTTCCTGCAGACATCAACAAGCTAGTCTTGACCAAAATGCCATGGTTTGACCCTGGTGTGCTCCCACGGTCCCCTGTGCCTCACGGTGCGGTTCAGCCAGGACACGAGTCCAAGCACAGTGGGGCAAAGTCCAGGGCTGTGCAGCCTCTTGCAGCTGCCAAGAGAGAAGGGCAAATTCGAAGGCAACCTGCACAGAGGTTTCATAGCACAGCGGTGGGGTTGAGAGCTGGGAGAAGTCTCCTGTACCTGTGGCCCTTGGGCAGTCACTGCAGAGCTTGCAAAAGAGCCAGAAGCCAGCTGAGagcggaggagggaggggagcacTGCCAGTTCTGCCTCCTTGCCGTCCCCGTGCTGATCCCCCTGCCTG AGCCAGGCCACCGTCCAGCGTCACGAGTTGGGGAACTCCAACAGAGACCCTCGCGCGGCTCCCTGCCTGCCACCGGCCTTCCCTGGGCTGCCGCTGGCCCTCCTGGGTTGCCACTCCCACGGCTGCAG GAGCACCCTGAGGAAGACCGCGCCAGCATCTACCGCTCCGTCATCATCAACACCTCCAAGGAGATGATGTGCTTCAGCGACTTCCCCATCCCCGAGGACTTCCCCAACTACATGCACAACTCCAAGATCATGGAGTACTTCCGCATGTACGCCCAGCACTTCGACCTGCTCCGCCACATCCGCTTCGGG ACCAGCGTGTGCTGCGTGTCCAAGCGCCCCGACTTCGCTGCCACGGGCCAGTGGGAGGTGGTGACAGAGAACGAGGGGAAGCAGGAGGCGGCCGTCTTCGATGCCGTGCTAGTGTGCAGCGGGCACCACACCAAGGCACACCTCCCGCTGAGCAGCTTCCCAG GAATTGAGAAGTTCAAGGGTCGCTATCTCCACAGCCGAGACTACAAGGATGCTCGGGATTTCACGGACAAGAGGGTTGTGATCATCGGGATTGGGAATTCAGGGTCGGACCTGGCCGTGGAGATCAGCCAAACAGCCAAGCAG GTCTTCCTTAGCACCCGCCGGGGTGCGTGGATCTTCAACCGTGTTGGAGATCAGGGCTACCCCATCGACATCGTCCTCACCACCCGCATGAAGAcattcctgcagcagctgatgaCCTCTTCCATGGTGAGCGACTTTGCGGAGAAGCAGCTGAATGCCAGGTTCAACCACTCACACTACGGCCTGAAGCCAAAGCACAG GATCCTTGACCAGCACCCAACTGTCAATGACGACCTGCCCAACCGCATCATTTCAGGCAGGGTGTTGGTGAAGCCAAACATCCAGGAGTTCACGGAGACATCTGCCATCTTTGAGGATGGCACCAGGGAAGACATCGATGCCGTGGTCTTTGCCACAGGATAcagcttctccttccccttcctcgaAAAATATGTGAAGGTGGTGGAGAACCAGATCCCCCTCTACAAATTCATGTTCCCCCCTGACCTGGAGAAGCCTACGCTGGCTTTCATTGGCCTCATCCAGCCCCTGGGTGCCATCATGCCCATCTCTGAGCTCCAGTGTCGCTGGGCCACCCGTGTCTTCAAGG GGCTGAACAAGCTGCCCCCACAGCACGACATGGAGGCTGACatcaagcagaagaaagaagcGATGGCAAAGCG GTACGTGAAGAGCCAGCGGCACACCATCCAGGTGGATTACATCCCCTACATGGACGAGCTTGCCTGCCAGGTGGGGGTCAAGCCCAACCTGCTCACCCTCTTCCTCACCGACCCCAAGCTGGCGCTGGAGGTGACCTTTGGACCCTGCACACCGTACCAGTACCGCCTGCGGGGTCCGGGCAAGTGGGAGGGTGCCAGGGAGGCCATCCTCACCCAGCAGCAGCGTATCATCAAGCCCCTACAGACGCGGCATGTGGAGAAGCAAGCACTGGCCCCTGCTGTGCCCCTCATCTTCAAGCTGGTTGGGGCCGTGGCTGTCCTCGCCGTCATTTTTGCTTACTTGTAG
- the PLPP6 gene encoding polyisoprenoid diphosphate/phosphate phosphohydrolase PLPP6 — protein MPSPRSSRERRTGGGSSSSRLEFLSLVSQRSPGAPDSPSHRRESGSAAAAPLPEEDCMKLNPSFLGIALRSLLAIDLWASKRLGVCAGEDSAWGSARPLMKVVEVSGHGIPWLLGTFYGLCQSDSSAAREVLLNLLFALLLDLVLVAVVKGLVKRRRPTHNKMDMFVTISVDKYSFPSGHATRAALVCRFVLRHLVLAVPLRVLVVLWALIVSVSRVMLGRHNMTDVLFGLLLGYALYSVVEYCWLSPLSAPALFALWSH, from the exons ATGCCGAGCCCCCGCAGCAGCCGGGAGCGACGCaccggcggcggcagcagcagcagccgcctgGAGTTCCTGTCCCTGGTGAGCCAGCGCAGCCCCGGCGCCCCGGACAGCCCGTCGCACCGCAGGGAGTcgggcagcgccgcggcggccccgctgcccgaGGAGGACTGCATGAAGCTGAACCCCTCCTTCCTGGGCATCGCCCTCAGGTCCCTGCTCGCCATCGACCTCTGGGCCTCCAAGCGCCTGGGCGTCTGCGCTGGAGAGGACTCGGCCTGGGGCAGCGCCCGTCCCCTCATGAAGGTCGTCGAGGTTTCGGGGCACGGCATCCCCTGGCTGCTCGGCACCTTCTACGGGCTCTGCCAGAGCGACAGCTCAGCGGCCAGGGAGGTGCTGCTCAACCTGCTCTTCG CCTTGCTGCTGGATCTCGTGCTGGTGGCAGTGGTGAAAGGGCTCGTCAAGCGGCGGCGGCCCACCCACAACAAGATGGACATGTTCGTCACCATCTCAGTGGACAAGTACTCCTTTCCGTCAGGCCACGCCACCAGAGCCGCCCTGGTCTGCCGCTTCGTTCTGCGCCACCTGGTCCTCGCTGTCCCGCTGCGGGTCCTCGTGGTGCTCTGGGCTCTCATCGTCAGCGTTTCAAGGGTCATGCTGGGCAGGCACAACATGACGGACGTGCTCTTTGGTTTGCTGCTGGGCTACGCGCTGTACAGCGTGGTGGAGTACTGCTGGCTGTCCCCGCTCAGCGCGCCTGCCCTCTTTGCGCTCTGGAGCCATTGA
- the LOC141946672 gene encoding protein FAM78B, whose amino-acid sequence MGCLQSVACKARVRREQIVVSDVSATIEPAATAIEESSPVVLRYRTPYFRASARVLMPPIARRHTWVVGWIQACNHMEFYNTYSDLGVSSWELPDLREGRVKAISDSDGVSYPWYGNTTETVTLVGPTNKISRFSVSMNDNFYPSVTWAVPVSNSNVPLLTRIKRDQSFTTWLVAMNTTTKEKIILQTIKWRMRVDIEVDPMQLLGQRARLVGRTQQEQPRILSRMEPIPPNALVKPNANDAQVLMWRPKRGQPIVVIPPK is encoded by the exons atggggTGCCTGCAGAGCGTGGCCTGCAAGGCGCGGGTGCGTCGGGAGCAGATCGTGGTGTCGGACGTGTCGGCCACCATCGAGCCGGCGGCCACCGCCATCGAGGAGAGCTCGCCGGTGGTGCTGCGGTACCGCACGCCCTACTTCCGCGCCTCGGCCCGCGTCCTCATGCCGCCCATCGCCCGGCGGCACACCTGGGTGGTGGGCTGGATCCAGGCCTGCAACCACATGGAGTTCTACAACACCTACAGCGACCTCGGCGT GTCAAGCTGGGAGCTGCCCGACCTGCGAGAAGGAAGGGTAAAAGCCATCAGCGATTCAGATGGCGTGAGCTACCCCTGGTATGGAAACACCACAGAAACTGTGACCCTGGTTGGGCCCACTAACAAGATCTCCAGGTTCTCGGTGAGCATGAATGACAATTTCTACCCCAGCGTAACGTGGGCTGTCCCTGTGAGCAACAGCAACGTGCCGCTGCTGACCAGGATTAAAAGGGACCAGAGCTTTACCACGTGGCTGGTGGCCATGAACACCACCACCAAGGAAAAGATCATCTTGCAGACTATAAAGTGGAGGATGCGAGTGGACATTGAGGTTGATCCCATGCAGCTGCTGGGGCAGCGGGCACGGCTGGTGGGAAGGActcagcaggagcagccccgAATCCTCAGCAGGATGGAGCCCATCCCACCAAACGCACTAGTGAAACCCAACGCCAACGATGCCCAAGTCCTCATGTGGAGACCCAAGCGAGGCCAGCCTATAGTCGTGATACCTCCCAAGTAG